One Oncorhynchus kisutch isolate 150728-3 linkage group LG13, Okis_V2, whole genome shotgun sequence DNA window includes the following coding sequences:
- the LOC109881781 gene encoding apolipoprotein A-IV-like: protein MKVSVVLAIAILSGCHANLFYADEPKPQLEQLTDAFWDYVAKATKTADDTVQMIRKSQLGQDVNDRITESADVASQYAVSLQEQLPPAAKDLMNKITQEAEVLRERLEQDLGSVKGKLEPYAEEIKTQVQQRVEQLKQDLAPYAESLDSEALRATLLQKSEELKGSLEQSVKEMQSQLGPYTDELKQKVDLRLQDFQKSVAPLAENLQSQLTTRAQMVQQSLAPYAEDLKDKLDPYAQDLKAQLTALYQAFTNTN, encoded by the exons ATGAAGGTGTCTGTGGTGCTTGCAATTGCTATACTCTCTG GTTGCCATGCTAACCTGTTCTATGCTGATGAGCCCAAGCCACAGTTGGAGCAGCTGACAGATGCCTTCTGGGACTATGTCGCCAAGGCAACAAAAACTGCCGACGACACCGTCCAGATGATCAGGAAGTCTCAGCTGGGACAGGATGTCAA tGACCGTATCACAGAGAGCGCTGATGTGGCCAGCCAATACGCAGTCTCCCTGCAGGAGCAGCTTCCTCCTGCAGCCAAGGACCTGATGAACAAGATTACCCAGGAGGCTGAGGTGCTGAGAGAGCGTCTGGAGCAGGACCTGGGCAGCGTCAAGGGGAAACTGGAGCCCTACGCAGAGGAGATCAAGACACAAGTCCAGCAGAGAGTGGAGCAGCTGAAACAGGATCTGGCCCCCTATGCAGAGTCCCTGGACTCTGAGGCCCTGAGGGCCACCCTGCTTCAGAAGAGTGAGGAGCTGAAGGGGAGTCTGGAGCAGAGTGTGAAGGAGATGCAGTCCCAGCTGGGTCCCTACACAGATGAGCTGAAGCAGAAAGTGGACCTGCGCCTGCAGGACTTCCAGAAGAGTGTGGCCCCCCTGGCTGAGAACCTCCAGAGCCAGCTGACCACCAGAGCTCAGATGGTGCAGCAGAGCCTAGCCCCCTATGCTGAGGACCTGAAGGACAAGCTGGACCCCTACGCCCAGGACCTGAAGGCCCAGCTTACAGCCCTCTACCAGGCCTTCACCAACACCAACTAA